Proteins from one Drosophila gunungcola strain Sukarami chromosome 3R, Dgunungcola_SK_2, whole genome shotgun sequence genomic window:
- the LOC128252504 gene encoding zinc finger protein 1 isoform X2, which yields MSAAAFLLSTSSLEKTCRICHKAFANVYRLQRHMISHDESALLRKFKCKECDKAFKFKHHLKEHVRIHSGEKPFGCDNCGKRFSHSGSFSSHMTSKKCISMGLKLNNNRALLKRLEKSPGSGSTGSRRSPSDHGKVKLSEQQPSLPGLPNPMIYFASDAQGQGGNSAPAPFQPFNPTNYMNAALLAFPHNFMAAAAGVHPYSIQRLLQLSAAGHQHREEEREQQQQEEEETPDEPKLVMDIDEPEVKQRVPTPEVTEEAAPIKREASREASPAPESYQTSSQAIKQEQEPLSVVQEVQSPVEEAPQVEQPADLRCSRCSKQFNHPTELVQHEKVLCGLIKEELEQHFQQQQQQQGNSFALASASEEDEEDEDMEEEPRQESGERKVRVRTAINEEQQQHLKQHYSLNSRPSREEFRMIAARLQLDPRVVQVWFQNNRSRERKMQSFQSNQAATPVANESQTSLTREDQPLDLSVKRDPLTPKSSPPYIAPASGEPANPEAINLSRKFSTSASMSPASISPSSAAALYFGAVPPPSPPNSQLEATPRSGQAFPGLPYMLPMPLPMEALFKMRPGGEYAPNHPLMNSIKLPDYRGTSLSPGGSEKRSWRDDDSRISHEDEFGGGGLMPPKPRRGKVETHGHAGDPDLPYVCDQCDKAFAKQSSLARHKYEHSGQRPYQCMDCPKAFKHKHHLTEHKRLHSGEKPFQCSKCLKRFSHSGSYSQHMNHRYSYCKPYRE from the exons ATGTCAGCTGCTGCTTTTCTCCTTTCTACGTCTTCATTGGAAAAG ACCTGCCGAATTTGCCACAAGGCGTTTGCGAATGTCTACCGCCTCCAGAGGCACATGATCAGTCACGACGAGAGTGCGCTCCTGCGGAAATTCAAATGCAAGGAGTGCGACAAGGCCTTCAAATTCAAGCACCACCTTAAGGAGCACGTGAGGATCCATTCCGGCGAGAAGCCCTTCGGATGCGACAATTGCGGCAAAAGGTTCTCGCACTCGGGTAGCTTTTCCTCGCACATGACCTCGAAGAAGTGCATCAGCATGGGTCTGAAGTTGAACAACAATCGTGCTTTACTGAAGAGACTAGAAAAAAGTCCCGGCTCTGGATCCACGGGATCGCGCCGATCTCCCTCTGACCATGGAAAGGTAAAGCTGTCGGAACAGCAGCCATCGCTGCCGGGACTGCCCAATCCCATGATCTATTTCGCCAGCGATGCCCAGGGACAAGGTGGAAATTCGGCGCCTGCGCCCTTCCAACCTTTCAACCCCACCAACTACATGAATGCCGCTCTTCTGGCCTTCCCCCATAACTTTATGGCTGCTGCGGCAGGAGTTCATCCTTATAGCATCCAGAGATTGCTGCAACTGTCGGCTGCTGGTCACCAGCATAGGGAGGAGGAGcgagagcagcagcagcaggaggaggaggagaccCCCGATGAACCCAAGCTGGTGATGGACATCGACGAGCCCGAGGTAAAGCAAAGAGTTCCCACACCTGAAGTCACAGAAGAAGCAGCTCCCATCAAGCGGGAAGCCAGCAGGGAAGCCTCACCAGCTCCAGAAAGTTACCAGACATCCTCTCAAGCGATCaaacaggagcaggagccTCTAAGTGTGGTACAAGAAGTTCAATCTCCCGTGGAAGAAGCGCCACAAGTAGAACAACCCGCTGATCTACGTTGCAGTCGCTGCTCCAAACAGTTTAATCACCCCACGGAGTTAGTGCAACACGAGAAGGTCCTTTGTGGCTTGATTAAGGAGGAGCTGGAACAGCatttccagcagcagcaacagcaacaaggcAATTCCTTTGCCCTGGCCTCTGCCAGCGAGGAAGATGAGGAAGACGAGGACATGGAAGAGGAGCCCCGGCAGGAAAGTGGCGAAAGGAAAGTCCGTGTGCGAACGGCCATCAAtgaagagcagcagcaacatttgAAGCAGCACTACTCCCTGAATTCCCGACCGAGTCGAGAAGAGTTCCGAATGATTGCCGCCCGCCTTCAGCTGGATCCCCGTGTGGTCCAAGTCTGGTTCCAGAACAATCGCTCCAGGGAGCGAAAGATGCAAAGTTTCCAGAGCAATCAAGCCGCCACACCAGTGGCCAATGAGTCGCAGACATCTCTAACCCGGGAGGATCAACCCTTGGATTTGTCTGTGAAACGGGATCCTTTAACACCCAAAAGTTCACCTCCTTACATAGCTCCTGCGTCGGGAGAACCAGCAAACCCCGAAGCCATCAATCTGAGCAGGAAGTTCTCCACATCCGCATCGATGTCCCCAGCCTCGATTTCACCCTCATCCGCGGCAGCCTTGTACTTCGGAGCTGTTCCGCCGCCTTCGCCTCCAAATAGCCAACTGGAGGCCACTCCCCGCAGTGGTCAGGCCTTTCCGGGATTACCCTACATGCTGCCCATGCCGCTGCCTATGGAGGCGCTGTTTAAAATGCGTCCGGGTGGAGAGTACGCCCCTAACCATCCCCTGATGAACAGTATTAAGCTGCCCGATTACCGGGGCACCAGTTTGAGTCCCGGTGGATCGGAGAAGCGATCGTGGCGGGACGATGACTCGCGCATCTCGCACGAGGATGAGTTTGGAGGTGGTGGCTTAATGCCACCAAAGCCCAGGAGGGGCAAGGTGGAAACCCACGGCCATGCCGGCGATCCTGATCTGCCCTACGTGTGCGATCAGTGCGACAAGGCCTTCGCCAAGCAGAGCTCCTTGGCGCGTCATAAGTACGAGCATTCCG GTCAACGACCCTACCAGTGCATGGACTGCCCCAAAGCCTTCAAGCACAAGCATCACCTCACGGAGCACAAGCGTCTGCATAGCGGGGAGAAGCCCTTCCAGTGCTCCAAGTGCCTGAAACGATTCTCGCACTCGGGCAGCTACAGCCAGCACATGAACCACCGGTATTCCTACTGCAAGCCCTACAGGGAATAG
- the LOC128252504 gene encoding zinc finger protein 1 isoform X1, whose amino-acid sequence MLSCLAPSSSRFGQEDTIIQQSMPSTAFTMQFPSLASTLLHNQSPKHSNPGSSGIQGAHPNQPGAAADAFLVNCTQCHKRFTEFQSLSEHIASEHPHDKLNCGAAQPESDAEDEQSNLSGSSRRYAKSPATSNSNNNNISSNTNANSNTQSSNNNNSELAKNHNSTIKMSPMCSPVSLTPGDLFAQLPHPPAHLPAHLHAQFLAAAASLAMQSARSASSPNQQQQQQQQHQHQQQLQQQHQQLQHHHQQQQQQQQQQQMALQLLPPQLPGSNSSVGSNSAYDLDLSAPRSTSSPGSTTGDPSGAYPCMQCTASFASREQLEQHEQLHSPCGQTAITNVSQTCRICHKAFANVYRLQRHMISHDESALLRKFKCKECDKAFKFKHHLKEHVRIHSGEKPFGCDNCGKRFSHSGSFSSHMTSKKCISMGLKLNNNRALLKRLEKSPGSGSTGSRRSPSDHGKVKLSEQQPSLPGLPNPMIYFASDAQGQGGNSAPAPFQPFNPTNYMNAALLAFPHNFMAAAAGVHPYSIQRLLQLSAAGHQHREEEREQQQQEEEETPDEPKLVMDIDEPEVKQRVPTPEVTEEAAPIKREASREASPAPESYQTSSQAIKQEQEPLSVVQEVQSPVEEAPQVEQPADLRCSRCSKQFNHPTELVQHEKVLCGLIKEELEQHFQQQQQQQGNSFALASASEEDEEDEDMEEEPRQESGERKVRVRTAINEEQQQHLKQHYSLNSRPSREEFRMIAARLQLDPRVVQVWFQNNRSRERKMQSFQSNQAATPVANESQTSLTREDQPLDLSVKRDPLTPKSSPPYIAPASGEPANPEAINLSRKFSTSASMSPASISPSSAAALYFGAVPPPSPPNSQLEATPRSGQAFPGLPYMLPMPLPMEALFKMRPGGEYAPNHPLMNSIKLPDYRGTSLSPGGSEKRSWRDDDSRISHEDEFGGGGLMPPKPRRGKVETHGHAGDPDLPYVCDQCDKAFAKQSSLARHKYEHSGQRPYQCMDCPKAFKHKHHLTEHKRLHSGEKPFQCSKCLKRFSHSGSYSQHMNHRYSYCKPYRE is encoded by the exons TTCCCTCGCTGGCCTCCACTTTGCTCCACAACCAGTCGCCGAAGCACAGCAATCCGGGATCCAGCGGGATCCAGGGTGCCCATCCCAACCAGCCAGGTGCAGCTGCAGATGCCTTTTTGGTCAACTGCACCCAGTGTCACAAGCGCTTCACAGAGTTTCAG tCTCTTAGCGAGCACATTGCCAGCGAACATCCCCATGACAAACTGAATTGCGGAGCGGCTCAACCTGAAAGCGATGCCGAGGACGAGCAGAGCAACCTGAGCGGTAGCAGTAGGCGGTATGCCAAATCGCCggccaccagcaacagcaacaacaataacattaGCAGCAACACCAATGCCAACAGCAATACTCAGTCGagtaataacaacaacagtgAGCTGGCCAAGAACCACAATAGTACGATTAAAATGTCGCCAATGTGCTCACCTGTATCGCTGACACCTGGTGACCTTTTCGCCCAACTGCCACACCCACCAGCCCATCTGCCCGCCCACCTGCACGCCCAATTCTTGGCGGCCGCCGCCTCTCTGGCCATGCAATCCGCCCGATCCGCCAGTTCCCccaaccagcagcagcagcagcagcagcagcatcagcatcagcaacaattgcagcaacaacatcagcaactgcaacaccaccaccagcagcagcagcagcagcagcagcaacaacagatGGCCCTGCAATTGCTGCCACCTCAATTGCcgggcagcaacagcagtgtGGGCAGTAACTCTGCCTACGATCTGGATCTGAGTGCCCCGCGATCCACCTCGAGTCCGGGCTCCACAACTGGTGATCCGAGTGGCGCCTATCCCTGCATGCAGTGCACCGCATCCTTTGCCAGTCGGGAGCAGCTCGAACAGCACGAGCAACTGCACTCGCCCTGCGGACAAACAGCGATTACTAATGTCTCACAG ACCTGCCGAATTTGCCACAAGGCGTTTGCGAATGTCTACCGCCTCCAGAGGCACATGATCAGTCACGACGAGAGTGCGCTCCTGCGGAAATTCAAATGCAAGGAGTGCGACAAGGCCTTCAAATTCAAGCACCACCTTAAGGAGCACGTGAGGATCCATTCCGGCGAGAAGCCCTTCGGATGCGACAATTGCGGCAAAAGGTTCTCGCACTCGGGTAGCTTTTCCTCGCACATGACCTCGAAGAAGTGCATCAGCATGGGTCTGAAGTTGAACAACAATCGTGCTTTACTGAAGAGACTAGAAAAAAGTCCCGGCTCTGGATCCACGGGATCGCGCCGATCTCCCTCTGACCATGGAAAGGTAAAGCTGTCGGAACAGCAGCCATCGCTGCCGGGACTGCCCAATCCCATGATCTATTTCGCCAGCGATGCCCAGGGACAAGGTGGAAATTCGGCGCCTGCGCCCTTCCAACCTTTCAACCCCACCAACTACATGAATGCCGCTCTTCTGGCCTTCCCCCATAACTTTATGGCTGCTGCGGCAGGAGTTCATCCTTATAGCATCCAGAGATTGCTGCAACTGTCGGCTGCTGGTCACCAGCATAGGGAGGAGGAGcgagagcagcagcagcaggaggaggaggagaccCCCGATGAACCCAAGCTGGTGATGGACATCGACGAGCCCGAGGTAAAGCAAAGAGTTCCCACACCTGAAGTCACAGAAGAAGCAGCTCCCATCAAGCGGGAAGCCAGCAGGGAAGCCTCACCAGCTCCAGAAAGTTACCAGACATCCTCTCAAGCGATCaaacaggagcaggagccTCTAAGTGTGGTACAAGAAGTTCAATCTCCCGTGGAAGAAGCGCCACAAGTAGAACAACCCGCTGATCTACGTTGCAGTCGCTGCTCCAAACAGTTTAATCACCCCACGGAGTTAGTGCAACACGAGAAGGTCCTTTGTGGCTTGATTAAGGAGGAGCTGGAACAGCatttccagcagcagcaacagcaacaaggcAATTCCTTTGCCCTGGCCTCTGCCAGCGAGGAAGATGAGGAAGACGAGGACATGGAAGAGGAGCCCCGGCAGGAAAGTGGCGAAAGGAAAGTCCGTGTGCGAACGGCCATCAAtgaagagcagcagcaacatttgAAGCAGCACTACTCCCTGAATTCCCGACCGAGTCGAGAAGAGTTCCGAATGATTGCCGCCCGCCTTCAGCTGGATCCCCGTGTGGTCCAAGTCTGGTTCCAGAACAATCGCTCCAGGGAGCGAAAGATGCAAAGTTTCCAGAGCAATCAAGCCGCCACACCAGTGGCCAATGAGTCGCAGACATCTCTAACCCGGGAGGATCAACCCTTGGATTTGTCTGTGAAACGGGATCCTTTAACACCCAAAAGTTCACCTCCTTACATAGCTCCTGCGTCGGGAGAACCAGCAAACCCCGAAGCCATCAATCTGAGCAGGAAGTTCTCCACATCCGCATCGATGTCCCCAGCCTCGATTTCACCCTCATCCGCGGCAGCCTTGTACTTCGGAGCTGTTCCGCCGCCTTCGCCTCCAAATAGCCAACTGGAGGCCACTCCCCGCAGTGGTCAGGCCTTTCCGGGATTACCCTACATGCTGCCCATGCCGCTGCCTATGGAGGCGCTGTTTAAAATGCGTCCGGGTGGAGAGTACGCCCCTAACCATCCCCTGATGAACAGTATTAAGCTGCCCGATTACCGGGGCACCAGTTTGAGTCCCGGTGGATCGGAGAAGCGATCGTGGCGGGACGATGACTCGCGCATCTCGCACGAGGATGAGTTTGGAGGTGGTGGCTTAATGCCACCAAAGCCCAGGAGGGGCAAGGTGGAAACCCACGGCCATGCCGGCGATCCTGATCTGCCCTACGTGTGCGATCAGTGCGACAAGGCCTTCGCCAAGCAGAGCTCCTTGGCGCGTCATAAGTACGAGCATTCCG GTCAACGACCCTACCAGTGCATGGACTGCCCCAAAGCCTTCAAGCACAAGCATCACCTCACGGAGCACAAGCGTCTGCATAGCGGGGAGAAGCCCTTCCAGTGCTCCAAGTGCCTGAAACGATTCTCGCACTCGGGCAGCTACAGCCAGCACATGAACCACCGGTATTCCTACTGCAAGCCCTACAGGGAATAG